aaataaatacgtaaataaacagcagaaatatattcatttatttttttactgatttttcatagatatatttgtttatgTTATCCTATTCAAAAATGTCAACATTAATACATTGGCTttaagtgaaattatattttaattagtcTGATAATTCAGTAAAagtaatattcatataaaataatatgtgtattgAACTtacgaatacatataatacgtaatacatataatacgtacatacatataatacatataatacgtaaatGTTAATGTGTTTGAGAATTTATTTTCAGATTacattatatttgataaaataattcacgtgcaattttttttaatgaaatatgaattaaaataatactaatatatttaaattaaaatcaaaatatattgcaatattatggcgttttaaaaaaaatttgatttcacTGCCAACTCTCTGTAAAAAATAAGCAATTCGTATACAAATTATCACCGCTGCTAATTTTTATtaacatcaatatttttattgatgtttgatttaataaaataaatattaaatataaccgATTCAAGATGATATGGCAGACGttcttgtaatatttttattaaattaacttaAACTTCTGTTACAATatagaaaaaaagaaaactaaAATGCTTAGATAATACGTCAAgagatatgtacgtatgtgttatACTTTTGGGTCTCTTACAGGTATTACGCCCggtataaaaaatgtttggaTTATCTAATACATTgctatgtatattacaaaagcAATAAATCATAGTTGcgacaaaaaatattgaatcatAGGTATCCAATATTGAAATTGTGTcaatttatcaatattatacaacaattagaattattattatgattaaaatgATTATATAAGGAAAATTGTACACTGTATTTTGTTAAATTACTCTACGCATACTTTAACGTatgtttaacattttttatacagcaaaggatttgttgttattttcttttataaatggattatcatataaaaaaagtattaaattcatattaattgttggatattttgttatttgtagtataattataaagtttttttaatgtattgtaagtagtaatatttatatcataatacAATATTCACAATAGTCGCCAATTATTATCAAGTtagcatatttttaattaaaaataacccCCCTACtgttgtttaaattattttttatatgaaaattttcaatattaactGCCAAACTTCcaaaattttcattgttgaattttctttgcgtatacatacataacatgttAATGATACACATTTACTTCGtataaaattgcaaatttattcaattttattttgcattatgTTCGAGATCAACCGAATTTGTGAATGTAATGAATTTTTTTcgcatatttttaataacaatagtATAATAACAGGCGactaacgtatgtatgtatatatgtacacttgaATTTAACTTCTCTTCTCAAGCATTTTATTAATGTCGGAGAGGCTCACGATCACAATGTGAAATATTAACAATCAGCCTCTTTAATTCAACGACGAATTATCGTACTAGCACAAGAAGAACcgctaaatttaatttattcacaaacggaacgattattattatttttcctaaCTATCTCTACGAGACTTCGTGACCTCTCACTTTCTTTGTATCGCACGAACGCCAATACATAATTTGCCTTCGAAGTTTTTCACTCTGACACGTCTCGTCACTATCATCATTACTTTTATCTCATCGTACACTGCCTAATTTAACTATTTCTAATGTTAGTCGAACGAATTTGGAAGCTGTGCTTTAATAGTTGTTAGTGCGAAAGAACTGGAACAAATTACTCACCTCTATCGCGTATCTGGCTGTCGTCACCTGTCGTTGACGCTCCCAAATCTTGGAGATTAAAGTCGTTCCTCACATCCTGAACGGCAGCTAGCTCGTTCAAACCGAAGTTCTGATCCCGGAACACCACATTGTCGTTGTTATAATTAATCCCATTCGATACTGAATTTCCAGTACCACCTTGATGAGAGTTCGATTGGAATTGTACACCATTTTCGTTTCCGTATGGGAAAACTACTCTTGGAGTTCTCGTTTTCCAAAAAGGTTGTGCATTGTTGGTGGTGGGTGGGGTTTTGGGTGCAAATCCAGTTGTTCCAAACACAGGTGTAAATTCACCTTGGAATGGAGGCGCATTAAAGAATCCCTCGTTGAAGTCGGGACTGAAGGATTTAGGTGGGGCAAAGAACGGATTTTGGATTGGATATCTGTGGTATGATTTCAATGGGAATGGAGGTCGTCTTCTTGCAAATTGGGCTTCGTTAAACCCAACATTGTAGTTTGCATATTCGTCAGAATATCCCCGTTGGGCTATAGGCTCTTGGTAGTTGGTCAATCTTCGATCTTCATTTTCGGTAGCTTCGTTATAGTCGTTATCTTCGAAGGTTATCTTTGATGATTGTCGACCTTGATTGGTCGCTTCTGGGTATGCATCGTCTCTGAAAGTCACCTGGGATCGTCTAGCTCCAGGTAACTCCTCGTACTCTTCTTCTGTATAGGATTCCGGTAAAGATTTACCCTGTCTTCTGAAGTTGTTATCGTTGTGTATGTAAATGTTTCTAAGATTTTTTGGGTGTTGAAGTTTGGGAGGACCTCTGCCAGGACTGTCTATAGCTTGCGCTAACAAAACGCCAGTGACTAATACGAGTATCTTCCAATTCCTCTCCCCGAACATCTTCCAAAGTATTCGCAGAAGTATTTAATAATTCGAATGAGTGTTGAATCTATTCGATCATTGTGTTATACAATTGTACgagtcaaaaaataaatactttcattttttttccacgTACTACTGCTGCGAAGTTGTCGAAAAACAACAACGACCACTTTCTCCTTGCACCTTGAAAATCTGCGGCTAATTCACACACAACCGAAGAAATTttcaatgatgatgatgatttcacTTTGTCACACTGATTATTTttgctttttctttttatttaaatactaaacACTTATTAGTATTAGGATTATGTTCGGATTTGAAGGCACTGTTGAAGATTATAGTATTGTAGCGTTTTGAAGTGTGTTTGTGAGAAGTGAAAGAAGTGTTGGTGAGGTCTGGTCGTTCCGGCGACCGAAAAACGACTAAAAAGCGCGCGCACGGTCTCTTTTGTTGTGGTAAGAAgtggaagaagaagaagaataagaaGTAGTGGTAAGTCAGTGACAGTGTATCCAATATGCAACGGTGGGGACTTCTTCCAGTGCCATTGGGCAACTGTCACCGTCCTATCCACTTTTGTACAATCTGCTATGAATGTATGATACGTGTGTGCGAATGCAGTATGCGAGAGTATTTATTGTCTCGGACTGTTACGAAACCCGTTCCTCGGCGTCTTCTCTTTCACTTTGACCAATTATTAACAATATTATCTCACACGAATTTTCACTTGAATAAACAAACGCACGTTATCGCGTCCATCTATTGTGCTTTTCGTTCGGTCGAATTTCTATTTCGCGTCGTATCGATGCATAGTATCGTTTGTTTTGGAAGAATGTTGATGGTTTACGCTTTGTCCGTGTTGTATGATGTCTCGTGAGGATCTGAAAAGAAACATAAACACATCATTAgtcaaacaaatacatatgtacatacgagtacaaGAAACAAGTTAAAAATACAGTGCTATTAGAATTAGTAACAGTCAAACTTTCAACGCcattttaaaattgaactgACTCTATTAACATTTGTATAatgactattttattttattcataattacgTATCTAAACTGTCTTCAAACCAACTTTACTTTATACAAGAAATGACagcatcaatatttttataacgaTTGTTGAAAAATGTCATGTTAACTATTTTATGAAACGGgatgattattttcaatattccaTTTAATCATTATgcttaatttattgaaaatcaatataaaatattggtaTGAGAATTTAAAGTACTTTTAACAAGGATGATTTAAAATGATCTACGGCAAATGAGATTCAAATacttaattttatgttttcattCAGTTTTAATACTACTTGTGTTTTTTTTCACCAAATTTACAAAGTTGTAAATCAATTCagctaaaaaaatttaaatagcttTTATATAATAGTGGTATATTTagattcaaaattatatatcgaTGATAAGAATTTTCATGCTTTTCGTCAATTTTATCAGGTATAAGTctgaaataaatgtaataaatagacTTCGGCGGCAGAAAAtgccgccataaaataacaaaagaccTCTccattacctatgtacatataaagcaaCAGAGAAAAAAATGGTGAACAATTTTTTGTGTATAAACCATCGTCGGCCACCTATCTCTCGTAATAAAACCAATTGCTGAAAATTTTCCATCAAATTAAGTATCATATAAAAAATCTGAATCACTTTCAACTCCGTTTATATGACATAATGAATTAATATACCCACTTTAATCAGAATGGCGtatggaaaattaaaaatatttccgcTTTTCCATTTATTTAAGCGATTTCTTTGATTAAAGCGTCCATTATCATTAGCGTTGTCATCTCAGTGGCGTGATAGCATCCCGGAAAATTACCAACGTTGTTTACATTAACTCGAATTAGCCAGATGGATGGACGATTCCAGATATTATCAGTCGTCGTCTTGAGTAACAATACCACGCACGatgaataatttattacttttactctagaataTACGGTACTTTCCTCGCGTGCCTTGAATAATGCATATGAAACTTAATTAATCTTTATGAACCATTACACGGTCGTAGTTTCGTAATACGCCTTAACCGCGACCTTAAACCGCGAGCATGTAGGAAAAGTTACACATAATGCAAACCACACACGCGTGATAATAAACAACAATGATAATTCCATGACGATTTCCCGTTTCAGAATGATGATTGTTGTTAGTTTTTGTCTGTGTTTTTTgtattagaaataataaaatcagaaatAGATTTGCGTGTCGACGACCGACATTGGTATGAAAAATTTCTTTTCcgaattaaataattcaaattaattcagAATCTTATCAAAACAAACATTATATTACGAATAGCGCTTTTTTGTTATCACtttttacataacaattttCAGTGCGTTAAAATAAGAATGTTATTGCGAAAGAGACTTCAACGAGCGTGTCAACGCAAAACCCGCGCCAACTAATTGTCaatgtgaatatacatatgtacgtggaaAATTGCGGTTTTTAGaaagtttaaattgaaaaaaatcgacgTTTACACTAAATGTCAAGGTTCCGTGAAAGCGCACGTATTTACCAGTCCAAAGTTTCATCAGAATAATCAACGAGAAGTGCATCTCAGAGCCAATGATACCAAGTGAATCTATCGCACGTACATACGATATTGAACGAAAGTTTTCACAGGTACGTTATCATTACCCGTTCTCGTGAAGGTAtggtatagtaataataatctcGTTTTACAAAAGTCGTTCACCCAGTGAACGTTAGTAAATATCCAGTATTTCTGCCCAGTACTAATCTGTCGATAATTTTCCCTACCAGATCGATGCATTTTCCAATTAGTGTCAATGAATCATGAAAATATCTTACTTAACCAACACACGATGAGAGCTTTCGGAAATTCCaccatatttatacaatatttcataaCCGTTAGCCTCGATTTAACAACGCATCCGTTTACGTTTACATACATTCGTCGATTGGGATTTTTTTACGTCTactaatgaatattaaaaataaatgactcacacatggtttttttatgtagaaattattatttaatatatttttcaatgaaagcCATATTTGCAGCGGttagtttcaaaattttcttgtgAAAAAATCATTGGAAAACGAAATCAAACATTGCTTGTACCACAATTTCATTTTCATCATAAGAAATTATCATGAATCCTAGAAGgcattattaatgaaaaaatgaatgtttgtttatGCTTGCTtaataaatttacgatttcaCTCAAactatatgtttttttatcgtttaaatgaataagtacgtatacatatatgatacttactaagatacaaatataaaaaatatgtaattttctatatacataatatcttatgaattatttttcgattaaatatacaaaaatgtatataaagaaacattcatattatataatttatagatTCGAACTATACTTTTATACACTTGATACTCACTTAACACgttaattaatttgtatttttaaaattcttaatagttgtaaataaaatgtgaACTGAAACCTGCGTAAAACTTTAATTCTGATTCATGTTTGAAAACCCAAATATGATTCACACACACTAAACAACAATACAATACAGATTGACCCTATTAAATCCAACAATTGATTATAAAACCATACACACTTCCCGTTGAAACCAATATCACTGATTATCCGGACATGATTAGTCGCACTTTCCGCGGTAAAAGAAGTGTCACCATATTTCAACAACGACTCGAGCTTACTATTGTCTCGCGTTACGTAAAATCGAACACGACCAATTTCACAGACAAAACAGTACGAATTTTCACATAGtatgattatatattatagCTATTATATACGTGCGCGTATTGTATATGATTTCGATGAAACGAGATCGTTAAAAATGTGCAATGATTCTTGACAATCGAACGAGTGAGTGCGCGATGTTTGGAAATCGACGTGCGAGAGGGACGCAACTATAGGGACCGTGTAGCGgcgtctctctctctcgctcGGCCACTTTCTTCTGTCACGGCCCTCGCGCTCGACTCGCCTCTTTCATTTTCACCTTCAATTTCAAATCgtcttattttatataatcgtCGTCGTCgtgaattatttattgtttttgctATTGAATAACTGTACGgtctactgatccactgatccaTTGCTCGCACTTAATTTCAAGTTCAAGGTTTTGGTGCTACCCTTAGAAAATTTCCCTTATGCAGTTCTTCTATGAGTTGAGAAGAGCTAAAGGTTTATTTATcacaaattagaaaaaaaacatgtaatCTATTTGATTTTGATCTATGTAAATTTGGCAGGGATtgaagtattattatttaaacaaagaatattatttgatattaaaaaaaagaaacaaacggTTAAATTTTGAGtgtcaattacatatatttaatgtgttTTGTTCACTCTATTGAAAGTACCTTGTTATGTAAATGTGACGGGGTCAATTAGctcttttaaatacatattatatacttaattttatatgaacatTCAAGGCTAGACAATATTCATAAAACGAAATTGATAATACAATCAATTTCACACATTGTAAATTGTTACGAGCTTTTGACTTCAAACGgactatttaaattgaatttaatggCTTTTCGCTTACTCTGCTACATTCATTAGTTCAACGATAAAGTGAAATCATATTAATCTATGAAAATGATAATATATTAATGGACTTTCAACAACACTTAAGCTTCAATATTGCCGCCATGACGTTTTCAACCTCCGCTCATATTTTCCGaactaatgttatttttaattcgtcGTCTTTTCAAAACCCAACTTAATTAGCCGACATCTCATTATGAAGAAGCGATCAAATCTAGCAGAAACACATTTAAACGAATTTATTTAACTTTCGACTTTGAAATGTTCGATTAAAACTGAACGTTTAAAGAGAACGAATGTGACTATTCAACGCCACGAGCTTAATTTGTAATCCTATCAATATTTCTCGCTTTCTAAAGAGCAAGCACTAAATTGCgtcaaatttatattgttttgtttaaattgtgCACGCACACCAAAGAGAAAAGATTGCGGATTGATCATAAAAGGGCAATTTTCTATTTTCGTcggaattcaattatttttctacCAATGAAAAGATATGCTTTCTATAGATGACAACTTTGTTGTGTTGAAAAAGTGGGTGATCCAACGGTTATGAAGGAAagctttttttaagtaaaacacTTATTTTGTAAGTAAACGTCGGAAATTTCTgatttacctatgtacatagaacatacatacacagattacctaaacacaatctgctttaggtcatcgactttagatagtctttaattaatattatgtattagatgtattatgagcatttataagaattgtaaagagggttttgagctctttttcctattatataatgtacagacattaacattagaataatataatactatgattactaactgaattaaattaaattgcaaaatagaaaatgatcagtagatcagtagctattaaaatagatataagatgtattgtgaacataatttcgttataataaaaagcatttaaaaaaaaaaaaaacaaacatagaacatattattcatatttatttttgtcagtgacattacagagtagatccaagtcgtcactatgttAGCAGCGGTTTCATTTAGTtaaacctccctagagttttatgtaatgcatcatgtctcttgtttgctgacgacgttaaattattttttgctgtcaaggatgagaggcaagcctctctccttcaagctgatattaacgctgtcttggagttcagttctagtttaggccttgaacttaatttaaacaaatgtgcaattatgagctatggacgtgcacattcactctattgtcacggatattccattagatccgtcttgttgaagcgtgtggaatctattgtcgatttgggtatcacttttgatcctcagctcacctttcacaaccatatcaaaaaagtcgctgacgtttcctttcgtcgacttggatttgttttgagatatgcaagattattctccaatcctttgtcttctcgcttgcttttcaattcgcttgtgagaagtaagctagagtataatgcgattgtgtggaatccgcatgaagcaaattactctctgatgattgagaaagtgcaaaaaacatttcttcgtttcctatataggaaagaatatgggtattacccatatctctaccccactcctttccttttgggcatgcttgggtataattcccttgaacttcggagaaacttctcattaattcgtttcgttctcctgctcttacgtggtaatacgtcatgcccgttgttgctggagcagttggggctttatgtccctattcactatgtgcgtggtagacatcatcatttgctggctgtacctcctgcccgcacagtcctttttcgaatggctcctattccaagagctatccgacttcttaatgaaatcgttgctgccgagactgaatgtgatattttccaccttagtgagcgtaaattgtcggaaattactctaacccatttatctggtagtctgcgctcatcattgttttcatgattgattgtgatttatgagtgaaattttgattaactctcttccatttgggccttacagggatgttttgtatttgtagttgtttcttacatatttattgaaactggctgtaggtgcaaggcattccatatgctatattttatttgatatttttactttatctgttattataaatgctattttttatgtatgtatggatgtatttatgtttatgtttaattgttattttgttttttttcttttttgtgttatattttttgaccattgtggcgctttaggaattcctgttatgccacaatggtctgtttaaaataattaaataaatatatttacaaacaaGCATCCAAATTTACCTCGATttgattattgaaatttatttataatgaaacaAAGTGCCTCCACATCCACTGCAAATCatcaaaaaaaaacgatttattTCGCTATCACTTCCAAAAGTATGTGATGACTTTCTGTGTgttctattttaaaatgatataaagtgtataataatagtaattagCACAATTTCAACTCAATGAAATACAAAATTGGAGTGGCTatggaataaaattaaaattattgcaaaaAGTTACCGAAAATTTTGATCTACGAATTACCTGTAAATCAAactgtgtcacatgaaaaatgttttatacgTAGATAACTAcgtgaaaaatgttttatacatatatgtatataattgtcaTACATCATACTTTCAGATGAAATGTGTACACCTTTAGGTATAAATACAGATTGCTTAAATACAATTtgatttagatcgtcgacttcaAAGAGTTTTTAGTCAAAAATagtatactatatttttattcataccaGGAAAGTTAAACGGTAGCCCCCAATGTGCTtttctggtcaattacaaacaattatacagtatcatagaaaCAGACTTGTTAGCGTTTTACAATATCAGAAATTTCGAAATACTGAAATTTGCAAGAAAAACAACAATTCATACAACATACACTTTatgcaagcattttatacaatgcttattcatacaaacattatatccACAGTAATATGCATGGAGAAATGcttgtagcattttattacacaaattggcgaatctcaaaacgctgaataactcgaaatttgagattggaaaggagatgcttaTTTTACAGGaagcatttcaatgaaaatcagaaaaattatcgtaatcgtaatatcttagcagccaacacttatttatttaagggttcggttaggttgagttaagttagggttggccctattcatttgagATTACGTTGTTAGTatcagtatttatttttgtcaaattttatttttgttacgtgcaacccatttgacgtttgatttgccgggggAAAACCGAATCTGtagtgcgagctattttagagaggggcattctttttatttgccggaccgataaatggtaccctttatgtaataaaaaatgctgcaatgtttgtagttaattgtctaggaatgtGCATTAGGGTTTACCGATAAAGCCTtcttgatattatatatgtatatctatgtaaaaataatataaaatatatcatgaactgtaaataggtttttaagctatttttcttattatgctgtacctatacagaataaagctatgagagatattttgaatgtgagtagattcaagagtattggaagtatgttagatgaattgggatagatgagtattagaattagtctaaatattagtacattgtcttttgtttataagctagatcataagttattacctaagtattttgatgattatataataaggaatggagataaatatagtttttatactagaaatgaggacaaactagttgtaagcaGCGTAAGAAAAAATAGGACAGCGGGGGgagtttttcacaggggtgtgctcatgtataatgccttccctgagtgcatcaggtctgctaaaaccatggatgcattcttgcgaggtgcgaagagacacctctgtgagggacagtacatataagttaattataaatcttaagtaattaagatgtatttttaaattagcttgatagttaaaataatataaataaaattagcattaaaataataaaggcatatatgtacatatatcgtttttCTTCCATGGTTTATTGCATACTGttatttttatcgatttaatgaatataatattCTATACCGACCCGGAAACTTGCGACCGGATATTTTGACAACCCGAACGAACTTTCGTATTTGCATTTACGACGGCGTTTAAGCGTTACAAAACTGATACCTAAATTAAAGGTTCTCCGTATGCAAAGTGTACACGTCTAATGCAATTTTGATTGGAGCACATCCCGTATGCACGTCGAACGAATGCTGGTTGTTTCGCGCTGAAATTTTGCAACGTCCCGCTCAGTTTGCAACCATTGTTGTCTCGCGTTGTGCAACTTGATGGTTTGTGGCATTGTTTGCTATAATAATTCTTCCATCGTCTTCAGCGATTAGAACGAACGTCCATGTAGGAAACTCAGTTTCTTTTTTTGTCTTATCGTGTTTTCAAATTTATCGTCGTGTACAAATTTATTGTCGATAAGTGCGATTGAGAAAATTTCACATTTCGGAATCCCCGAATTAACGACTACGCTGCGGAATTTTAAATactctgtgtgtgtatgtatgtgtggtggTTAGTGTCACTTTCATTGTTCTATTTCGTAAAACAGAGAAAGACATTGTCGTTTCCTCCTATTGTGAATCGATTTGAAGTGAAATGACCATTATAAAGTCGTTTCGGAATCTTACCTTTTGtcgctgtttttttttatgtcttaTTGCAGTCAGTTAGGTATTTCTAACGTTCGGAAATAAATTAAGTGATTAGTGAATTGTGTTTGAACGTTGGTGTCAAAATTGTCAAATCTTgtaatgattaaaataattttattttaacgattTGTAAAATTTGAGATCCAATCATTCAGACATTTACTATTATACATTCAATGatcaaaatgaattattttatattttatatacaaaccaattaagttaattttataataatataatatttagatgaAATACAAATATCTATATACACTTATTTATaccatacaaatataaaatgtatcgtACGACATTGTTTCAATAGatgattttagatttgaattGATTAAACTTTTTCTAGTATTTTGCATAATAGaagctacatattttattttaaactataaACACAAAGCTTTTATGTAAATCTCACttctatattaaataattaaatatttaaataattaaaatttcacaaaatgcaaaatgtaaataaataggtttttgagctctttttcctattatgttgtacattaacattataataatataatactatgattactaacaaaattaaattaaaattgtaaaatagaagatgatcagtagatcagtagctattaaaatatatataagatgtattgtgaacataatttagtaataataaaaagcatataaaaatcaaacaaaatgcATACGGAAAATTAGCAAAACATACATTTAGtatgaaaaacaaatatattgtatacataatgatttattttccaattcttcaaattattttcattgtgcGAATAATCTTTTAtcgtttataattattaaaaagtttgATTTGTTGATTGATTGTTagttattttatacattatagtTAAGGCTGCAATAATTTGCTATACGTGAAATTTTGCGTTACTTTCTGATTAATTGAtgagaataatgaaaaatatggcaTTTTCCCATCGTAATAAGTGATGTATTCAGAATTCCTGCACTTCCGTTTTATGGAAATTTTCTAAATTGTCAACAACAAAGCATCAGAGTATCCTTGAAATGATATAGGAATAGAGTGTTTTAagtatgaattatattttatacttcatTTGTATCATTCACAAGGCGATTTCGATGAAGATAAATATCATCGTTCGATCTTGAAAGTACCTAAAGCAGAACGAACATTAGGAAATACCAAATCCATAACATCCAAATCCGTTCATCTCGGGTCATTGCCAGCGAGagacaataaaataataccacCTCGACCGAAACACGATCCTCGACCACTGCAAATATCATCTTTCGAGCGAAGAATTGCAATTGGAAGTGTGAAGAACGCTCTCGCTTTCACACTTTCACAAAAAACTATAACTGAAACGGTAGCCGGATAGAggcacctacctacctacttttaATCATCGGGTTACTCAACCGCTGACAATTGTGTAAGAC
This genomic interval from Arctopsyche grandis isolate Sample6627 chromosome 8, ASM5162203v2, whole genome shotgun sequence contains the following:
- the LOC143915281 gene encoding uncharacterized protein LOC143915281 — its product is MFGERNWKILVLVTGVLLAQAIDSPGRGPPKLQHPKNLRNIYIHNDNNFRRQGKSLPESYTEEEYEELPGARRSQVTFRDDAYPEATNQGRQSSKITFEDNDYNEATENEDRRLTNYQEPIAQRGYSDEYANYNVGFNEAQFARRRPPFPLKSYHRYPIQNPFFAPPKSFSPDFNEGFFNAPPFQGEFTPVFGTTGFAPKTPPTTNNAQPFWKTRTPRVVFPYGNENGVQFQSNSHQGGTGNSVSNGINYNNDNVVFRDQNFGLNELAAVQDVRNDFNLQDLGASTTGDDSQIRDRGCGISVAKQAAQRRIVGGDDAGFGSFPWQAYIRIGSSRCGGSLVSKRHVVTAGHCVARATPRQVHVTLGDYVINSAVEPLPAYTFGVSRISVHPYFKFTPQADRFDVAVLTLDRNVHYMPHIAPICLPEKGTDFLGQFGWAAGWGALSPGSRLRPKTLQAVDVPVLDNRACERWHRANGINVVIYPEMVCAGYRGGGKDSCQGDSGGPLMLERSGRWYLAGVVSAGYSCANRQQPGIYHRVAHTVDWITHIISL